The following coding sequences are from one Thermoplasmatales archaeon window:
- a CDS encoding AMP-binding protein, with translation MKDKYEEWIKNFKWDVPEYYSICEVVDKVAKERGKVAIYYEDENGNKEKMTYWELRDDSNRFANFLRGLGMKKGDRIIVIMPRLPEVFVAQIGSFKAGAIVIPCPDMLRAKDIEYRANNSGAKTIIAHRNSTDFVDEVRDKINVENYIIVDGEKDGWISYKEIRKESRYFDYERIKSTDIMTINYTSGTTGEPKGVMHNHAWIYCMAKTNAVYWWNAKPNELLWATTSPGWAKWFWSPVGVALAVGASQLIYNGRFNAKKYLELMEKYRVNRFCSTPTEYRLLAQEDLESYDLKDMKKFLSAGEALNREVIDRFKKAYGLLIYDGYGQTETTGLVCNYDGIKVLPGSMGKPMPGANIEIVDENGNVLPAGQVGQIAVPIDHPGLMVGYWNGKRIEELAINGFYLTGDLARKDEDGYIWFEGRADDVIKSSGYRIGPFEVEDALVKHPAVLEAAVVASPDKIRGNIVKAFVVLAKGYEPSEKLINELQEFVKQQTAPYKYPREIEFVESLPKTISGKIKRAELRELEKKRKGFI, from the coding sequence ATGAAAGACAAATATGAAGAATGGATAAAAAATTTTAAGTGGGATGTGCCGGAGTATTATTCAATTTGTGAAGTTGTTGATAAGGTTGCTAAGGAGAGGGGCAAGGTAGCAATATACTATGAAGATGAAAATGGAAATAAAGAAAAAATGACTTATTGGGAGTTAAGGGATGACTCAAATAGATTTGCAAATTTTTTAAGAGGCTTAGGAATGAAAAAAGGAGATAGAATAATTGTAATAATGCCTCGTTTGCCAGAGGTTTTTGTTGCTCAGATAGGTAGCTTTAAGGCAGGCGCGATAGTGATTCCCTGTCCTGACATGCTTAGGGCAAAGGATATTGAATACAGAGCAAATAATAGTGGGGCAAAGACAATAATTGCCCACAGAAATTCAACAGATTTTGTCGATGAAGTAAGGGATAAAATAAATGTAGAAAATTATATAATAGTTGATGGAGAAAAGGACGGATGGATCAGCTATAAGGAAATAAGAAAAGAATCAAGGTATTTTGATTATGAAAGGATAAAATCAACTGATATAATGACAATAAATTATACATCAGGTACAACTGGCGAACCAAAAGGAGTGATGCACAATCATGCATGGATTTATTGCATGGCAAAAACAAATGCGGTTTATTGGTGGAATGCAAAACCAAATGAGCTGTTATGGGCAACTACCAGCCCTGGATGGGCAAAATGGTTTTGGTCTCCAGTAGGAGTAGCTCTTGCAGTTGGTGCATCTCAACTAATTTACAATGGGAGATTTAATGCAAAAAAATATCTTGAACTGATGGAAAAATATCGTGTAAATAGATTCTGTTCCACACCAACTGAATACAGGCTTTTGGCTCAAGAAGATTTGGAAAGCTATGACTTAAAAGATATGAAAAAATTTTTGAGCGCTGGAGAGGCTTTAAACAGGGAAGTAATTGACAGATTCAAAAAGGCATATGGCTTATTAATCTATGATGGCTATGGTCAAACAGAAACAACTGGGCTGGTTTGCAACTACGATGGTATAAAAGTCCTGCCAGGCTCAATGGGTAAGCCGATGCCAGGCGCCAACATTGAAATAGTAGATGAAAATGGAAATGTTTTGCCAGCTGGCCAGGTTGGGCAGATTGCGGTCCCGATAGATCATCCAGGACTTATGGTCGGCTACTGGAATGGCAAGAGGATTGAGGAGCTTGCGATTAATGGGTTTTATCTCACGGGAGATTTAGCTAGGAAAGACGAGGATGGCTATATATGGTTTGAAGGGAGAGCGGATGATGTAATAAAATCATCAGGCTACAGGATAGGTCCTTTTGAAGTTGAAGATGCTCTTGTAAAGCATCCCGCGGTGCTGGAGGCAGCAGTTGTTGCATCTCCAGACAAAATAAGGGGAAACATTGTTAAGGCATTTGTTGTTCTTGCAAAAGGATACGAGCCAAGTGAAAAACTAATCAATGAGTTGCAGGAATTTGTCAAACAGCAAACCGCTCCTTATAAATATCCTCGTGAGATAGAATTTGTGGAAAGTTTGCCAAAGACAATAAGCGGAAAAATAAAGAGGGCGGAGCTAAGAGAGCTTGAAAAGAAGAGGAAAGGATTTATCTAA
- a CDS encoding hydroxymethylglutaryl-CoA synthase encodes MSYIVGYGAYVPRYRIKVEEIARVWGRDAKAISSGLNIFEKSVPAIDEDTATISVEAARKAVKASKINPKEIGAIYVGSESHPYAVKPTATTVAEAIEAVPYLTAADYEFACKAGTAGMQNCIALVKSGMIKYGMAIGTDVAQAAPGDALEYTAAAGGAAFIIGNDGIAKINCTLSFTTDTPDFWRREGEPYPGHGERFTGEPAYFRHVTNAAKMLMEKMGTKASDYDYAVFHQPNGKFPMRVAKILGFEKKQIEQGLLCPYIGNTYSGSTMLGLASILDVAKSGDRIFAVSYGSGAGSDAFDITVTDKIEEYERCNIRKMIENKKYVDYSTYMKYRGEI; translated from the coding sequence ATGAGCTATATAGTGGGATACGGGGCTTATGTGCCAAGATATAGGATAAAAGTGGAAGAGATAGCTCGTGTATGGGGAAGAGATGCAAAAGCAATTTCATCGGGACTAAATATTTTTGAGAAATCGGTTCCAGCAATAGATGAAGATACCGCAACAATTTCGGTTGAAGCAGCGAGAAAGGCGGTAAAAGCAAGCAAAATAAATCCAAAAGAAATAGGAGCAATTTATGTGGGCTCTGAAAGCCATCCATATGCGGTTAAACCAACTGCCACCACAGTGGCGGAAGCAATAGAAGCGGTGCCATATCTCACAGCAGCGGACTATGAATTCGCTTGCAAAGCAGGCACTGCAGGCATGCAAAATTGCATCGCCTTGGTTAAATCTGGCATGATAAAATATGGTATGGCAATAGGGACGGATGTAGCTCAGGCTGCGCCTGGGGATGCTCTTGAATACACTGCCGCTGCGGGAGGAGCTGCTTTTATTATTGGAAATGATGGAATAGCAAAGATAAATTGTACTCTTTCATTTACAACTGATACACCTGATTTCTGGAGGAGGGAAGGAGAGCCTTATCCAGGGCATGGTGAAAGATTCACTGGCGAACCCGCTTATTTCCGCCATGTTACGAATGCTGCAAAAATGCTTATGGAAAAAATGGGGACAAAAGCAAGTGACTACGACTACGCTGTCTTTCATCAGCCAAATGGGAAATTTCCAATGAGAGTTGCAAAAATTCTTGGATTTGAAAAAAAGCAAATTGAGCAAGGCCTGCTATGCCCTTATATAGGAAATACATATTCTGGCTCAACAATGCTCGGGCTCGCTTCAATTCTTGATGTTGCTAAAAGCGGGGATAGAATATTTGCGGTATCATATGGTTCAGGTGCTGGCTCAGATGCTTTTGATATAACCGTTACTGATAAAATAGAGGAATATGAAAGGTGCAATATAAGAAAGATGATAGAGAATAAAAAATATGTTGATTATTCAACTTATATGAAATATAGAGGTGAAATATGA
- a CDS encoding thiolase domain-containing protein: protein MREVAVIGVGMTEFGELWEKSFRELVGEAGIKAIEDAGIEGERIDALYLGGMSAGRFIGQEHIASIAVEVAGLHGLHIPSTRVEAACASGGVAMHQAYIAVASGIYDIVVVGGAEKMTDVVGGEATDILASAADREWEAFLGLTFPGLYALMARYHMHKYGTTQEQLAMVAVKNHYNGSLNPKAQFRNRITVEDVLNSQIVADPLHLLDCSPISDGSAAVVLAPLDFAKKHCEKLVKISASVQANDAISLHRRKVFDGIPAAQHAAKKAYKMAGIEAKDIDVAEVHDCFTIAEIMAIEDLGFFEKGKGGKAVENGLTELEGEIPINTSGGLKAKGHPVGATGVAQIIEIVQQLRGEAGQRQVKEAKIGLTHNIGGSGGTAVVHILEVV from the coding sequence ATGAGGGAAGTTGCGGTTATAGGAGTTGGGATGACTGAATTTGGCGAACTATGGGAAAAATCATTCCGCGAACTGGTTGGAGAGGCGGGAATAAAAGCAATTGAAGATGCGGGAATAGAAGGGGAAAGAATAGATGCCTTATATTTAGGAGGAATGTCAGCGGGTCGCTTCATCGGGCAGGAACACATAGCGAGCATTGCGGTAGAAGTGGCGGGATTGCATGGCCTGCATATTCCTTCAACAAGAGTAGAGGCTGCTTGTGCATCTGGAGGAGTGGCAATGCATCAGGCATATATAGCGGTTGCAAGTGGAATTTATGATATAGTTGTTGTTGGAGGAGCAGAAAAAATGACAGATGTAGTGGGAGGAGAAGCAACTGATATACTTGCCTCTGCTGCAGATCGAGAATGGGAGGCATTTCTCGGCTTAACCTTCCCTGGCCTATATGCCCTTATGGCAAGATATCATATGCATAAGTATGGAACAACACAGGAACAACTTGCAATGGTTGCGGTAAAAAATCACTATAATGGTAGTTTAAATCCGAAAGCTCAGTTCAGGAATAGAATAACTGTTGAAGATGTGCTGAATTCACAGATTGTAGCGGATCCGCTGCATTTGCTCGATTGCAGTCCAATAAGCGATGGCTCCGCCGCTGTGGTTCTCGCCCCCCTAGATTTTGCAAAAAAGCACTGCGAAAAACTAGTAAAAATTTCCGCGAGTGTGCAGGCAAATGATGCGATTTCATTGCACAGGAGAAAAGTTTTTGATGGAATACCCGCAGCCCAGCATGCAGCAAAAAAAGCATATAAAATGGCGGGGATTGAAGCAAAAGATATTGATGTGGCGGAGGTGCACGATTGCTTTACAATTGCGGAAATAATGGCTATTGAAGATCTGGGATTTTTTGAAAAAGGTAAGGGGGGAAAAGCGGTTGAAAATGGCTTAACAGAGCTTGAAGGAGAAATTCCGATAAATACTTCTGGAGGACTTAAAGCAAAGGGTCATCCTGTTGGAGCGACTGGCGTGGCTCAGATAATTGAAATTGTTCAACAATTGCGAGGCGAAGCAGGGCAAAGACAGGTTAAAGAAGCTAAAATCGGGCTAACCCATAATATAGGTGGGTCTGGAGGAACTGCGGTTGTACATATTTTGGAGGTGGTATAA
- a CDS encoding Zn-ribbon domain-containing OB-fold protein, translating into MGVARYWREIPSRYNLIGSKCNVCNEIFFPPIKICPNCRRKSIGKIEDYKLKGVGTVESFTIIRNAPPEFERNVPYVIALIKMEEGCYITGEIVDCEYDEIHIGMKVDACFRRIQQDGSAGAIYYGYKFRKAD; encoded by the coding sequence ATGGGAGTTGCAAGGTACTGGAGAGAGATTCCTTCAAGATATAATCTTATAGGAAGTAAATGCAATGTATGCAATGAAATATTTTTCCCCCCGATAAAAATATGCCCGAATTGCAGGAGAAAATCGATTGGAAAAATTGAAGACTATAAATTGAAAGGTGTTGGAACTGTAGAAAGTTTTACAATAATAAGGAATGCTCCTCCCGAATTTGAAAGAAATGTCCCTTATGTTATTGCTCTCATAAAAATGGAGGAAGGTTGCTACATAACCGGTGAAATAGTAGATTGCGAGTATGACGAAATCCATATAGGCATGAAAGTGGACGCTTGCTTCAGGCGCATTCAGCAGGATGGAAGCGCGGGAGCAATATATTATGGCTATAAATTCAGGAAGGCAGATTAA
- a CDS encoding DUF432 domain-containing protein: MAINSGRQIKMFGVYGLNLNIEKGGVKIEVSGGGREKNYFRKAGDEVIEKKIYANNGEIIISPVPPVNLPIHASNHLMIEFDKSIFVEPGVEEKIFIKFPVEIGVFLSDEKDIEPLDIFTKTKLKYTLYGRPEDGFVCRWWRSEIYKEIPNVDELYEGIMELKIKNSYSEWTEINKIVFNTLTMKIFYKNHAYCSANLEIIKKSMGKTSFNEKVEGMNEAIDLYLAKSRKLGISLAKEIGREFFMERGFK; the protein is encoded by the coding sequence ATGGCTATAAATTCAGGAAGGCAGATTAAGATGTTTGGAGTATATGGGCTGAACTTAAATATTGAAAAAGGGGGTGTAAAAATAGAAGTTAGCGGAGGCGGGAGGGAGAAAAATTATTTCAGAAAAGCTGGGGATGAGGTGATTGAGAAAAAAATTTATGCAAATAATGGGGAGATTATTATTTCTCCTGTTCCTCCGGTAAATCTGCCAATCCATGCCTCAAATCATTTAATGATAGAGTTTGATAAAAGCATTTTTGTTGAGCCAGGTGTGGAAGAAAAAATATTTATTAAATTTCCAGTTGAAATAGGTGTATTTCTATCTGATGAAAAAGATATTGAGCCATTGGACATTTTTACAAAAACAAAATTGAAATATACATTATATGGGCGCCCTGAAGATGGCTTTGTGTGCAGGTGGTGGAGAAGTGAGATATATAAAGAAATTCCGAATGTTGATGAGCTTTATGAAGGAATTATGGAATTGAAGATTAAAAATAGCTACAGCGAGTGGACTGAAATAAATAAAATTGTTTTTAATACTCTTACCATGAAAATTTTTTACAAGAATCATGCATATTGTTCCGCAAATCTTGAAATAATTAAAAAGAGTATGGGAAAAACATCCTTTAATGAAAAGGTTGAGGGAATGAATGAAGCAATAGATTTATATTTAGCAAAAAGCAGAAAATTAGGAATTTCTCTTGCAAAAGAAATTGGAAGAGAATTTTTTATGGAGCGTGGTTTCAAATGA
- a CDS encoding mechanosensitive ion channel family protein, producing the protein MTIWDIFKYKIAGIEVEAILKFIGAILIIVIIAKIVRTNIRRGLKDKLPDPTVKNIERFSYYVIIIIGFIASLSIIGISLSGLLVAGGILGIVIGFASQTVVSNFLSGIFLIIERPIGIGDAIKIEDVEGIVEEIKILSTTIRTWDGVYARFPNEKVFTSKIYNYYSSPVRRFEYKIGIRYSDDANKAIEIIKRVLDEHPFVLKEPAPVIFVDELGESSVNLSVRIWAPSNVWFSVKTEMLWKLKVALEKEGIQVPFPQRVIWMAK; encoded by the coding sequence ATGACAATCTGGGATATATTTAAATATAAAATAGCGGGAATCGAAGTCGAGGCAATATTAAAGTTTATAGGAGCAATTCTAATTATAGTAATAATAGCAAAAATAGTTAGAACAAACATAAGGAGGGGTTTAAAGGATAAATTGCCGGATCCAACAGTCAAAAATATTGAGAGGTTTTCATATTATGTTATAATAATAATTGGTTTTATTGCTTCTCTTTCCATTATAGGAATTTCGCTATCCGGCCTGCTTGTGGCGGGAGGAATTTTGGGTATAGTGATTGGTTTTGCAAGCCAGACAGTTGTTTCAAATTTTTTGAGTGGGATATTTTTGATTATTGAAAGACCAATTGGAATAGGAGATGCAATAAAGATAGAGGATGTTGAAGGGATTGTTGAGGAAATAAAGATTTTATCAACCACAATAAGGACATGGGATGGAGTATATGCTCGCTTCCCGAATGAAAAAGTTTTTACTTCAAAGATATACAACTATTACAGTAGCCCTGTAAGAAGATTTGAATATAAAATAGGGATAAGATATAGTGATGATGCAAATAAAGCAATAGAGATAATAAAAAGAGTGCTTGATGAGCATCCTTTTGTGCTCAAGGAGCCTGCTCCAGTTATTTTTGTTGATGAACTTGGAGAGAGCAGTGTAAATTTATCTGTTAGAATATGGGCTCCATCAAATGTATGGTTTTCAGTAAAGACTGAAATGCTATGGAAATTAAAGGTTGCACTTGAAAAAGAAGGAATTCAGGTTCCATTCCCACAGCGTGTCATATGGATGGCAAAATAA
- a CDS encoding DUF488 domain-containing protein, translating to MDGKIIFSIGHSNRSKEEFLSLLEKYGIEAIADVRRFPSSKFEIYKKENIKKILGKIEYLHFENLGGFRHGYAKWMETEEWRKDYEKLKKIAEIKKVAIMCAEKFPFRCHRRHILRKMEEEGWKVINII from the coding sequence ATGGATGGCAAAATAATATTTTCAATAGGCCATTCAAACAGAAGCAAGGAAGAATTTCTGAGTTTGCTTGAAAAATATGGAATTGAAGCAATCGCAGATGTAAGGCGCTTTCCATCTTCAAAGTTTGAAATTTATAAAAAAGAAAATATCAAGAAAATTCTGGGCAAGATAGAATATTTGCATTTTGAAAATCTTGGCGGATTCAGGCATGGCTATGCTAAATGGATGGAAACAGAAGAATGGAGGAAAGATTATGAAAAATTGAAGAAAATCGCAGAAATAAAGAAAGTTGCTATCATGTGCGCGGAGAAATTTCCTTTCAGATGCCACCGCAGGCACATATTAAGGAAGATGGAGGAAGAAGGATGGAAAGTGATAAATATAATATAG
- a CDS encoding 5-formyltetrahydrofolate cyclo-ligase — translation MPPQAHIKEDGGRRMESDKYNIEKQKLREEIWKKMDALGIAIFPYAYGRIPNFVGSELAGNKVTTLEEWKKAKIIFSNPDFAQQKVRENALKENKILIMASPKLKHGFIKIDPKDVKCNEKFASTISGAFKYGRKMDDLIKPDLIITGCVAVDEENFVRLGKGGGYGDREIEMIEEKFGKIPVVTTVHDIQVVKNIPFDEKDTRVDIIVTPTRIIRRKI, via the coding sequence ATGCCACCGCAGGCACATATTAAGGAAGATGGAGGAAGAAGGATGGAAAGTGATAAATATAATATAGAAAAACAGAAGCTCAGGGAGGAGATATGGAAAAAGATGGATGCATTAGGAATAGCAATATTTCCCTACGCTTATGGAAGAATACCAAATTTTGTTGGAAGTGAGTTAGCGGGAAATAAAGTTACTACTCTTGAAGAATGGAAGAAGGCAAAGATTATATTTTCAAACCCGGATTTTGCACAGCAAAAAGTGAGGGAAAATGCTCTAAAAGAGAATAAGATTTTAATAATGGCTTCACCAAAATTAAAGCATGGATTTATAAAAATTGATCCAAAAGATGTAAAATGCAATGAAAAATTTGCAAGCACAATTTCCGGGGCATTTAAATATGGAAGAAAAATGGATGATCTGATAAAACCTGATTTAATAATCACTGGATGTGTTGCGGTTGATGAAGAAAATTTTGTCAGGCTGGGAAAAGGAGGAGGATATGGGGACAGGGAGATAGAAATGATCGAGGAAAAATTTGGAAAAATTCCAGTGGTAACAACCGTTCATGATATTCAAGTAGTTAAAAATATTCCTTTTGATGAAAAAGATACAAGAGTTGATATAATAGTTACTCCAACAAGAATAATAAGGAGAAAAATTTAA
- a CDS encoding small multi-drug export protein, with protein MKIVEAINEVYKQIQKAKHSLTHLYKILIFITPFLTIAFYFAFVFDYLPPETWAKYASLAVAYLFPPLGKESVIPLMLSSNVPVWIVGSTIVMMDIISSAIIAYNWWFAELIIYHIPYLDRGYEKLKKKSENFSKKKLITFALIIFMIIPFQGTGGISTTIISRLIGFKPKKTIAIVSVGSSITTSFIIMAYFGLLNFIY; from the coding sequence ATGAAAATCGTTGAAGCAATAAATGAGGTTTATAAACAAATTCAAAAGGCAAAACATAGCTTAACCCATCTTTATAAAATTCTTATTTTTATAACGCCTTTTCTCACAATAGCATTTTATTTCGCATTTGTTTTTGATTATCTTCCACCAGAAACATGGGCAAAATATGCCAGCCTTGCTGTTGCATATCTATTCCCTCCTCTTGGAAAGGAGTCTGTAATCCCGCTCATGCTGTCAAGCAATGTGCCTGTATGGATAGTTGGTAGTACAATAGTGATGATGGATATAATTTCATCCGCAATAATTGCATATAACTGGTGGTTTGCGGAGCTCATAATTTATCATATCCCTTATCTAGATAGAGGATATGAGAAATTGAAGAAGAAATCGGAGAATTTCAGTAAAAAAAAGTTAATTACATTTGCTCTGATAATTTTTATGATAATACCCTTTCAGGGCACAGGAGGAATCAGCACAACAATAATATCCCGCCTTATCGGTTTCAAACCAAAGAAAACGATTGCAATAGTTTCAGTTGGATCATCAATAACAACTTCTTTTATTATAATGGCTTATTTTGGGCTACTTAATTTCATTTATTAG
- a CDS encoding NAD-dependent epimerase/dehydratase family protein: MKVLVTGGAGFIGSHLVEHLLKKGYEVKCVDNFSSGKIEFLEAHLYKIELIKGDLINKRDARNAVKNCEIVFHLAANPDVRAGEKDTKSIFENNIVATYNLLEGMRKEGVKKIIFTSSSAVYGDAKKIPTPEDYSPLVPISIYGATKLACEAMICSYSHTFDIEAIIYRFANVVGPRSTHGVIYDFIKKLRANKEKLEILGDGTQRKSYLYIDDCIDAIFYTMERWEDKIEIYNIGSLDSIEVKEIADIVSKEMGLKPEYVFTGGINGRGWRGDVKFMTLDISKIMQKGWRPKNSSRKAVELAVKWLINEIK, encoded by the coding sequence ATGAAAGTTTTGGTTACAGGTGGAGCGGGATTTATAGGTAGTCACTTGGTGGAGCATCTTTTAAAAAAAGGTTATGAAGTTAAATGCGTAGATAATTTTTCATCTGGAAAAATAGAATTTCTTGAAGCTCATCTCTATAAAATTGAATTGATAAAAGGGGATTTAATTAATAAAAGAGACGCAAGAAATGCGGTAAAAAATTGCGAAATTGTATTTCATCTTGCTGCAAATCCAGATGTAAGAGCGGGAGAAAAAGATACAAAATCAATTTTTGAAAATAACATAGTTGCAACATATAACTTGCTTGAAGGGATGAGAAAAGAAGGAGTTAAAAAAATTATATTCACATCCTCATCAGCGGTATATGGAGATGCTAAAAAAATACCAACTCCAGAAGATTATTCTCCTTTGGTTCCAATCTCCATATATGGAGCGACAAAATTGGCCTGTGAGGCAATGATTTGCTCATATTCTCATACTTTTGACATTGAAGCAATAATTTACAGATTTGCAAATGTTGTTGGACCGAGATCAACGCATGGCGTGATATATGATTTTATAAAAAAATTGAGAGCAAATAAAGAGAAGCTTGAAATATTGGGAGATGGAACTCAAAGAAAATCATATCTCTATATAGATGATTGCATAGATGCAATTTTCTACACTATGGAAAGATGGGAGGATAAAATAGAAATATACAATATTGGCTCACTTGATAGCATAGAAGTAAAGGAAATAGCGGATATAGTAAGCAAGGAAATGGGTTTAAAGCCGGAATATGTTTTCACTGGAGGAATAAATGGAAGAGGATGGAGAGGGGATGTAAAATTCATGACACTTGATATATCAAAAATAATGCAGAAAGGCTGGAGGCCAAAAAATTCAAGCAGAAAGGCGGTTGAGCTTGCGGTGAAATGGCTAATAAATGAAATTAAGTAG
- a CDS encoding uracil-DNA glycosylase: MEIKKIEEEIKNCKKCRLWKERKNPVPGEGNYNAKLMLIGEAPGKNEDEEGRPFVGNAGKILNNALEKNGIDRKSVYITNVVKCHPPKNRAPYEDEIKKCSHYLQKQIELINPEIIATLGNFSTKTIFRFFGFKEEAISKLHGKIFVSPLHNIKIFPTFHPAACIYNPFLLDKFEKDIEKLAEIFKSLYRV; this comes from the coding sequence ATGGAAATTAAAAAAATAGAAGAAGAAATAAAAAATTGCAAGAAATGCAGGCTGTGGAAAGAGAGGAAAAATCCTGTTCCAGGGGAGGGAAATTATAATGCAAAGCTTATGCTAATTGGGGAAGCCCCCGGAAAGAATGAAGATGAGGAAGGGCGCCCTTTTGTAGGGAATGCGGGAAAAATATTGAATAATGCTCTTGAAAAAAATGGGATAGATAGAAAGAGTGTTTATATAACAAATGTTGTTAAATGCCATCCCCCAAAAAATAGAGCTCCTTATGAAGATGAGATAAAAAAATGCTCTCATTATTTGCAAAAGCAGATAGAGTTGATAAATCCTGAAATAATAGCTACTCTTGGAAATTTCAGCACAAAAACAATATTTAGATTTTTTGGTTTTAAAGAAGAGGCGATAAGCAAGCTACATGGCAAGATTTTTGTTTCTCCTCTGCACAATATAAAAATTTTTCCAACATTTCATCCCGCAGCCTGCATTTATAATCCTTTTTTGCTCGATAAATTTGAAAAGGATATAGAAAAGCTTGCAGAAATTTTTAAAAGTTTATATAGAGTATAG
- the arcC gene encoding carbamate kinase has translation MKVVVALGGNALTGKDRKVDYEKQMEATKNTASCIAKMIKNGWKIVITHGNGPQVGELLLQQKMAKTSMPLHVCVALTQGQIGYAIQQALLNELKKNKISKEVVTVITQVVVSKDDNEFLNPTKPIGPVYSDDEIEEIKKNYKVGKYENGWRVLVPSPKPISIVEAGIIKELIERDIIVIAGGGGGIPVIEKNGMLYGVDAVIDKDLASQKLASEIGAEILLILTDVEHVFLNYGKKNSKKIEEITVDEVEKYYKEGHFPAGSMGPKIEAGINFLRDGGKEVIITSIDKAWDALNGRTGTHIKP, from the coding sequence ATGAAGGTAGTAGTTGCCCTTGGAGGAAATGCATTAACTGGCAAGGATAGAAAAGTAGATTATGAAAAGCAGATGGAAGCGACAAAAAATACCGCAAGCTGTATAGCAAAGATGATTAAAAATGGCTGGAAAATAGTAATTACACATGGAAATGGTCCTCAAGTGGGAGAGCTATTATTACAGCAAAAAATGGCAAAAACTTCAATGCCTCTCCATGTTTGTGTTGCATTAACTCAAGGGCAGATTGGATATGCTATTCAACAAGCTCTTCTCAATGAATTAAAAAAGAATAAAATAAGCAAGGAAGTTGTAACTGTAATAACTCAAGTAGTAGTAAGCAAAGATGACAATGAATTTTTAAATCCAACCAAACCAATTGGACCAGTTTATTCAGATGATGAAATAGAGGAGATTAAAAAAAATTATAAGGTTGGGAAATATGAAAATGGATGGAGAGTTCTTGTTCCTTCTCCAAAGCCAATTTCAATAGTTGAAGCGGGAATAATTAAAGAGTTAATTGAAAGAGATATTATTGTAATTGCGGGAGGAGGGGGAGGAATACCTGTAATAGAAAAAAATGGAATGCTATATGGAGTTGATGCGGTCATAGATAAGGATTTAGCCTCCCAAAAACTGGCAAGCGAGATTGGGGCAGAAATCCTTTTAATACTTACAGATGTGGAACATGTTTTTCTGAATTATGGAAAGAAAAATAGCAAAAAAATAGAGGAAATTACTGTAGATGAAGTGGAGAAATACTATAAGGAAGGGCATTTTCCAGCTGGCTCCATGGGGCCAAAGATAGAGGCGGGAATAAATTTTTTGAGGGATGGAGGAAAGGAGGTGATAATTACTTCAATAGATAAGGCATGGGATGCGTTAAATGGAAGGACAGGAACACATATTAAGCCTTAA